In Eschrichtius robustus isolate mEscRob2 chromosome 11, mEscRob2.pri, whole genome shotgun sequence, the following proteins share a genomic window:
- the CAPN5 gene encoding calpain-5, with the protein MFSCVKPYGDQNYSALKRACLRRKVLFEDPTFPATDDSLYYTGTPGPAVRWKRPKDICEDPRLFVDGISSHDLHQGQVGNCWFVAACSSLASRESLWQKVIPDWKEQEWDPEKPNTYVGIFHFHFWRFGEWVDVVIDDRLPTVNNQLIYCHSSSRNEFWCALVEKAYAKLAGCYQALDGGNTADALVDFTGGVSEPIDLTESDFASDEAKRNQLFERVLKVHSRGGLISASIKAVTAADMEARLACGLVKGHAYAITDVRKVRLGRGLLAFFKSEKLDMIRLRNPWGEREWNGPWSDTSEEWQKVSKSEREKLGVTVQDDGEFWMTFEDMCRYFTDIIKCRLINTSYLSIHKTWEEARLCGAWTRHEDPLHNRSGGCINHKDTFFQNPQYIFDVKKPEDEVLICIQQRPKQSTRRDGKGENLAIGFDIYKVEENRQYRMHSLQHRTASSIYINSRSVFLRTEQPEGRYVIIPTTFEPGHTGEFLLRVFTDVPSNCRELRLDEPPRSCWSSLCGYPQQVTQVHVLGAAGLKDSPTGANSYVIIKSEGDKVRSAVQKGTSTPEYDVKGIFYRKKPSQPITVQIWNYRVLKDEFLGQVYLKASSDDLQALHTLHLRDRNSRQPSDLPGTVAVRILSSASLTAI; encoded by the exons ATGTTCTCCTGTGTGAAGCCCTACGGGGACCAGAACTACTCGGCCCTGAAACGGGCCTGTCTGCGCAGGAAGGTGCTCTTTGAGGACCCGACCTTCCCCGCCACCGACGACTCACTGTATTATACGGGCACCCCAGGGCCTGCCGTTAGGTGGAAGCGCCCCAAG GACATCTGCGAGGACCCCCGCCTCTTTGTGGATGGCATCAGCTCCCACGACCTGCACCAGGGCCAGGTGGGCAACTGCTGGTTTGTGGCGGCCTGCTCGTCCCTCGCTTCCCGTGAGTCACTGTGGCAAAAG GTCATCCCAGACTGGAAGGAGCAGGAGTGGGACCCCGAGAAGCCCAACACCTACGTGGGCATCTTTCACTTCCATTTCTGGCGCTTCGGGGAGTGGGTGGACGTGGTCATCGATGACCGGCTTCCCACAGTCAACAACCAACTCATCTACTGCCACTCCAGCTCCCGCAATGAGTTCTGGTGTGCCCTGGTGGAGAAGGCCTACGCCAA GCTGGCAGGCTGTTACCAGGCCCTGGATGGAGGCAACACGGCGGATGCGCTGGTGGACTTCACAGGTGGGGTTTCCGAGCCCATCGACTTGACCGAGAGTGACTTTGCCAGTGATGAGGCCAAGAGGAACCAGCTCTTTGAGCGCGTGTTGAAAGTGCACAGCCGGGGAGGCCTCATCAGTGCCTCCATCAAG GCAGTGACAGCGGCAGACATGGAGGCCCGGCTGGCGTGTGGCCTGGTGAAGGGCCACGCGTATGCCATCACTGATGTGCGCAAGGTGCGCCTGGGCCGTGGCCTGCTGGCCTTCTTCAAGTCAGAGAAGCTGGATATGATCCGCCTGCGCAACCCCTGGGGCGAGCGGGAGTGGAACGGGCCCTGGAGTGACAC CTCAGAGGAGTGGCAGAAAGTGAGCAAGAGTGAGCGGGAGAAGTTGGGTGTGACTGTGCAGGATGACGGCGAGTTCTG GATGACTTTTGAGGACATGTGCCGATACTTCACGGACATCATCAAGTGCCGCCTGATCAACACGTCTTACCTGAGCATACACAAGACGTGGGAGGAGGCCCGGCTGTGCGGCGCCTGGACGCGGCACGAGGACCCGCTGCACAACCGCAGCGGGGGCTGCATCAACCACAAGGACACCTTCTTCCAGAACCCGCAG TACATCTTTGATGTCAAAAAGCCAGAAGATGAAGTGCTGATCTGCATCCAACAACGGCCAAAACAGTCCACCCGCCGGGATGGCAAGGGTGAAAATCTGGCCATTGGCTTCGACATCTACAAG GTGGAGGAGAACCGCCAGTACCGCATGCACAGCCTGCAGCACAGGACCGCCAGCTCCATCTACATCAACTCGCGCAGTGTCTTCCTGCGCACGGAGCAGCCCGAGGGCCGCTACGTCATCATCCCCACCACCTTCGAGCCAGGCCACACTGGCGAGTTCCTGCTCCGAGTCTTCACTGACGTGCCCTCCAACTGCCG GGAGCTACGCCTGGATGAGCCTCCCCGCTCCTGCTGGAGCTCCCTGTGCGGCTACCCCCAGCAGGTGACCCAGGTGCATGTCCTTGGGGCCGCTGGTCTCAAGGACTCCCCAACAG GGGCTAACTCTTATGTGATCATCAAGAGTGAGGGGGACAAAGTCCGCTCAGCCGTGCAGAAAGGCACCTCGACGCCTGAGTATGATGTGAAAGGCATCTTCTACCGCAAGAAACCAAGCCAGCCCATCACTGTGCAG ATCTGGAACTACCGAGTCCTGAAGGATGAGTTCCTGGGCCAGGTGTACCTGAAGGCCAGCTCGGACGACCTCCAGGCCCTGCACACCCTCCACCTCCGAGACCGCAACAGCCGGCAGCCCAGCGACCTGCCGGGCACCGTTGCTGTGCGCATCCTCAGCAGTGCCTCCCTCACGGCCATCTGA
- the OMP gene encoding olfactory marker protein gives MAEDEPKPTQLDMPLVLDEDLTKQMRLRVESLKRRGRKRQDGEKLLQPAESVYRIDFIQQQRLQFERWDVVLDKPGKVTITGTSQIWTPDLTNLMTRQLLDPAAIFWRKEDSEAMDWNEADALEFGERLSELAKIHKVMYFLITFSEGVEPANLKASVVFSQL, from the coding sequence ATGGCGGAGGACGAGCCGAAGCCGACCCAGCTCGACATGCCCCTGGTCCTGGACGAGGACCTGACCAAGCAGATGCGGCTGCGCGTGGAGAGCCTGAAGCGGCGCGGGAGGAAGCGCCAGGATGGCGAGAAGCTGCTGCAGCCGGCTGAGTCCGTGTACCGCATCGACTTCATCCAGCAGCAGAGGCTGCAGTTTGAGCGCTGGGACGTCGTGCTGGACAAGCCGGGCAAGGTCACCATCACGGGCACCTCCCAGATCTGGACGCCCGACCTCACCAACCTCATGACGCGGCAGCTGCTGGACCCCGCTGCCATCTTCTGGCGCAAGGAGGACTCGGAAGCCATGGATTGGAATGAGGCCGACGCCCTGGAGTTTGGGGAGCGCCTGTCCGAGCTGGCCAAGATCCACAAGGTCATGTACTTCCTCATCACCTTCAGCGAGGGTGTCGAGCCTGCCAACCTCAAGGCCTCCGTGGTCTTTAGCCAGCTCTGA